In the Psychromicrobium lacuslunae genome, GTGAAACGGCTGGTCAGCAGCATTGTGCTGGCCGGAGAGCAACAAAACCTGAGTGCGAAAGATCTTGGCAAGGCTGCGGTTGGCACAGCGGCGGCTTATCGGATCTCAATTCGTCGGCTCGCCACCATGCCAGCGCTGGACCGGTACTACCAGCGAATCTCGAAAGCCGAGATTCTGCGGGCTGCTAGTTCGATGGACCAGGCAGCTCAGCAGGTTACCGCTAAGACCTTGCGGAAAGCGGAGCGAAACACCTCGGAGCGGGCGCTCAAAAAGCTCGCCATCGCAGATGTTGAAGGCGGCTTACGAATTGTCGAACAACCGCCCTTGGTGGAGCATTTACCCATCTTCGATGTGGACCGAGTGCGCCCTATTGTGGAAGCCTATTTGCGTTCGGTGAGCCCCGATATTGCCGCTTTACTCAGTCTTTATCGTTTCCAGGACGCGGCGATGCGGGTGGTTGGCGTGGGCAGTGTAGGGACTCGCTGCGCTATCGTGCTGCTCACCGACCCCTCCGGATCGCCGCTCTTCCTGCAACTCAAAGAGGCAAATTCCTCGGTTTTGGAACGTTTTGCTGGCGCTTCGAGTTTCGCCACCCCGGGGGAGCGGGTGGTGGCCGGGCAGCGCATGATGCAGGCGGCGTCAGATCCCTTCCTCGGTTGGTTCAGTGCGGAAGGCGTCGCCTTCTACGTTCGGCAGTTCCGCGATATGAAAGGCTCAATTGATCTTGCGTTATTACAGGCCAAGAGCCTGCTGCGTTACGGCGAGCTATGTGCTCGCGCGCTCGCCCGGGCGCATAGCCAACTCGGGGCGGCGGCGACCATTGGGGCGTATCTCGGTGCGGGCGAAACCGCCGACCACGCGCTGGCCGAATTCGGCGAACGCTATGCGGAGATCACCCGCCTTGACCATGCCAAGCTGCTAGCGCAATCGTCCGATGCTAGTGAGCAGCCTGAGAAACAGGAAGGTTGAACGCTGCGACAGTTGCACCGAGATTCTCGCGCCATGGCAGATGCCCTAATCCTGGAAGGAGGGTGAACTCAGAGTTCGGTGTCAGCGCGGCGAGCCTTTCTACCGCGCGATAAGGCCTAGGGTCTTCGGACCCGTGAATCAAATGATTAGGCACTCGCACCGACGCCGCCAACTCAGCGAGGTAGCCTGACTCCCAACTGCGACATTCAGCCCATATCTCCCGATGCAGCGCATAGTTGAGCGGCCGCAGTTCTGCTGCGTCTCGGGCCGCCAGACGCCGACCCACTTCTGGATCACCGTAATCTGTTTGCCAGCTGAGCCGACGGAATTGACGCTCTTGCTGGCTAGTTCGCTGCTGCATTGCGCCGAGTAGTTGCAACCGCTGCCAATCCGAAACAGAGTGGCGTTCCCGCACCGCCTGCTGGAACTCTGTTCGCCATTCACCGACGCCCAATCCGCTGAGGTAGTTCAATGAAGCAGTCTGCTGCGGATGACCGGAGGCATAGGCCAAGGCTAGATATGCACCGAAGGAATGGCCGATCACTGTTATTTGCCCCTCGCCTGACCACTCTCGGAGAGCCTCTAAATCTTGATCGAACCGGGCCATCGTGTAGGGAGGCGTGTGGTCGGATTCGCCACACCCGCGCTGATCATAGGTGTAGACCTTGGCATAGCGAGAAAGCTCGATGGCGAGTTCGTCGAAGTAGTCCCACATTCCCGGCCCGCCGTGAATGAGAACGATCGCAGCCCGATCGGTGGATTCTCCATAAGTACGCACTGCGAGACGGCAGCCGTCGTCCATTGTGATCAATTCCATATTAGGCGGCTTATCGGCCCTCGATGAGTGTCTGCATTCGCTGAGTTTAGCGGCTTCCGGAACCTGCGTCAGTGGCCAGGATCCTGGTTTCATGGGGAATCTTAGCTACTTCATAGCCATCTGGGTCAGACCGCGAAATGGCGGCGATCCGGCGGCACAGAAACTAAAGCTACGCCCGATTTTGAGCCGTTACCAATTTGTGATCTTCAAAAAATGTGCGTATTGTCGCTGGATAGCCACGGGCCGCGCCCGTGCACACTAGCTGTTCTCCGCCCAAGCCGCTGAGGGGACAGTCTCAAAAAGCCACCGAATGAGGAGCGGTGAGCGGCGCAGTTTCTGCGGTTTCGACCGCGCGAATGTTGTGGGCAGCCGAAGTCGAAACACCATGATGAATACCAAGATCACCCGGACTGCAGGACGCGTACTAGCCGTTGCCGCAATTGCTGGCGCAGGACTCGCGGTCAGCTCCACTTCCGCTCAAGCCGCCGATGGTTCCACCTGGGACGCTTTGGCGCAGTGCGAATCAGGCGGCAACTGGGGCATTAATACCGGAAACGGATACTCCGGTGGCCTGCAGTTCACACAGAGCACCTGGGCCTCCCACGGCGGTGCTGGCAGTGCACAGAACGCTAGCCGGGCCGACCAGATCGCCGTCGCTGAGCGGGTATTGCAGACTCAGGGCTGGGGTGCCTGGCCCGCTTGCTCGGCCAAACTCGGCCTGAGCGGTACCGCCGGCGCTGCTCCGCAGGCCGCTCCGGTGCAGCAAGCTCCTGTCCAGCAGGTGCAGCAAGCTCCTGTCCAGCAGTTCAGCCAGGCAGCTCCCGTACAGCAGGCCCCGGTACAGCAAGCTCCGGTGCAGCAGGCTCCTAGCCACCTGGGAACCGTTAAGCTTTCCGGCAAGACCTACACCGTCAAGGCCGGGGATAC is a window encoding:
- a CDS encoding DUF2252 domain-containing protein codes for the protein MISSTHQVVHNDSAEQQRQRGKELRAAIPRKRLAEFSPAADRDPLAILAEQNRGRLQPLVPVRFERMSESPFAFYRGAAAVMAADLAGTPSTGVYVQACGDAHLSNFGVYAAPDRELIFDLNDFDETTPGPWEWDVKRLVSSIVLAGEQQNLSAKDLGKAAVGTAAAYRISIRRLATMPALDRYYQRISKAEILRAASSMDQAAQQVTAKTLRKAERNTSERALKKLAIADVEGGLRIVEQPPLVEHLPIFDVDRVRPIVEAYLRSVSPDIAALLSLYRFQDAAMRVVGVGSVGTRCAIVLLTDPSGSPLFLQLKEANSSVLERFAGASSFATPGERVVAGQRMMQAASDPFLGWFSAEGVAFYVRQFRDMKGSIDLALLQAKSLLRYGELCARALARAHSQLGAAATIGAYLGAGETADHALAEFGERYAEITRLDHAKLLAQSSDASEQPEKQEG
- a CDS encoding alpha/beta fold hydrolase, with the translated sequence MELITMDDGCRLAVRTYGESTDRAAIVLIHGGPGMWDYFDELAIELSRYAKVYTYDQRGCGESDHTPPYTMARFDQDLEALREWSGEGQITVIGHSFGAYLALAYASGHPQQTASLNYLSGLGVGEWRTEFQQAVRERHSVSDWQRLQLLGAMQQRTSQQERQFRRLSWQTDYGDPEVGRRLAARDAAELRPLNYALHREIWAECRSWESGYLAELAASVRVPNHLIHGSEDPRPYRAVERLAALTPNSEFTLLPGLGHLPWRENLGATVAAFNLPVSQAAH
- a CDS encoding transglycosylase family protein, yielding MMNTKITRTAGRVLAVAAIAGAGLAVSSTSAQAADGSTWDALAQCESGGNWGINTGNGYSGGLQFTQSTWASHGGAGSAQNASRADQIAVAERVLQTQGWGAWPACSAKLGLSGTAGAAPQAAPVQQAPVQQVQQAPVQQFSQAAPVQQAPVQQAPVQQAPSHLGTVKLSGKTYTVKAGDTLSKIAEALKVSGGWQKLADANAAAISDVNLIFPGQVLNLPA